The window ctagaatcaaagtcaaatacctctccagatgtcgaggttgagtcattgtctgccattagacatttgacttcttctgcatcactgtcactggaatgactttctgagtcagatgactcagaactagagtccgcccacttagatttgctttcttcggcaatcttcgcttttcgatctcttctggactttttgtcattcctcttgtaatcctttctcttttgatcatccttctttggtttaggacaatcagcaatgaagtgacctatctttccacagttgaagcatcccatatcaccagatgatGAATCTTTCTTGAGGTTGCGATTGGGACCTtgataggttcgatggttcttcttcatgaacctggagaatttctttacgaataaggacatagcatcactactgatttgttcaacAGTCTTTTCCATTGTATTGTCAGTTATCACAGCAggtaatgcctgaggtacaactgcagcagcagtagaggaggtagaggcagtagcagtaaaagcagtagcagtagcagcaagggcCTTGGTGGGTAagtttgaaggctcttctccactccTCACTTCtaattcgaactcgtaggcctttagatctgcaaataagtcgtgcagttccaatttgttcaaatctttggatactctcatagccattgttttaacatcccattctctgggtaaggctctcatcaccttgagggctatttctctgttgccatgctctttacccagagcagctagctcattgaccaagctactgaatctttcatcaaactcatttagagtttcaccagatcTCATTTTctgattttcaaacttctgcattgctacagacagtttgttttctttcgtttgctcatttccttcacatatctggatgagcttttcccaaatatcctttgcagtagaacacatttttatcttgctgaaagtATTCTTGTCAAGAGTTTTATACAGTATATCCTTTGCCAgattatcaagattggcctttttcttatcttcactggtccattcacttcttgacttttcgaccatctgtggtgcaccgtcagtaacagcaacagatgtgttaggctttaagattttcagtggaccatctgtgatgacataccacatgtcatcatcttgtgctgcaagatgagcttgcattcttatcttccagtcgtcaaaatcttccttagagaacataaggatcttgctgaagtgtgccatttgttgtagtttttcacaaacaagaataacctgctctgataccaattgttgaggatcgaagttgagtttagaggggggtgaataaactctactcgtttttcttttgATTTGATGAggtactagaatcctgttaaggatagtagtcgaTCTTGTgtgaatactttcacctgattacagtagaacgtgcggaaacaatctgatgaagtagttgaaaaacaataaagcagtaggcagcagttgtttatggaagttcgaagataaactcttctacgtctccccttcttctgtttccagaaggtataactaaaagactttggattttacagtacaactcttgtacacacccacttcagaaggacttacacctcagcctactgaaactcttagttattcAACTCACAACAATGCGAAAcgcaaagttctgaaaagactcttttcagattacagactcttctgataaaatgttggtgcagtaaagatcgtgaagagtgtaagaattagtagcacaagatgatctacaaaaagatcagatataaatgaagcgtgtgctacttttctttgtgttgaacttttaaagtactcaaggaatttttgatattcgtctgataagagagtagctttgttccttgaagatTGATAATAAGTGAAGTGTGTTGTCGaaaaaggatttgatccaagtatatataatcgactgagttcaacgttcataatcagagaagtcttcagataactgatacaatcagctttattaccgaaataggttcctgtaaaaaagctataaaaccatcagtcttgttttatacttaaataggtaatatgcattaaatgactccgtatagtatttaatgctgcaattaatactagtactaggaactctttaacggtaacaattaagatagcaacgtttagaaaacgttctctactggtttgtattgttatcccttttctactggtttagttttactagagcagcagctactgataagttattCTGTTGAAATGGtatgctggtctactggttttagttatcatcgccacaataaaattcatatctaacaaagaataatttttagaagaagagaaagttggagtgattgaatgtgtttgtgagatgatatttatagggcaaaaactagccgtttgttatcgtttatgaccgttggtgtacaaaaaaataaatgtatatatttgtataattttatggtgtatataatattagacatgtttaaataattatgtatatcatatcataatattataatgagtgtcataacttattttgtttaaaaaccttataggcttttatacttgtcgtatcccttaccgggagtgtgggatgtcgtcttaacatcctcccaggatttataacaagtttatgaaaaatttatttttattatttctaataataacattatattgtatattaaatatatacacaataaataaataacaataaaataaatattattacttttgttacctttttcttctgtttggagcttggaaaaggatggaggacttttagagattcgtgctgataacgtgttgtgaaaaagtaaaaatttatggtaaaaagtaaaaatctcaaactctcaaaatttaccaaactacacactttataatatttttctctctactcaattgtgattttcttcacaaatgagagatctatttatagagtttcattacacataatccaaaaaataaaatacatcattacctacatcatcacacacaaatttctaattttacaactcttattttcaacattcaaatattcaactattacttttcaatatttaaatcatttattttcaacagGATGATCCATTTTATTTTTAGACTAAATTATTcttcattaaaaatataatgaCAAACCATTGGTAAAGgaaatttaaacaaaataaataaatatatatatatatatatatgtttttgaaaaaatcAAATGTTAAAATAGTGATATATTTAATAATGTTTCAATTATCAATTCTACAGGCGAATAACAATGATCTTACTCACAAAATTAATACTCTTTATTATTCTAAAataaatggacaagttgaactAGTTAAAAtagagataaagcaaattttatTGACACGATATTATTGACATTATATTATATGATGTAATATAAATATTGCAAGCGTAGCAATGTCCAAAGTTTATTGTAAATGTAACAATAATTGTGAGATATTATGCTTTTTTTACTtatattgtaaaataaatatttttattcgaatatacatctaaattattacttttatttTGGAAGCATGTCAACATTTAAACTTTTTGATGCATTTCAATTCTGGCAAAACAAAAGATATATAGGTTGTACAAGTGGATGTTATTgcaaaatatcaaataaatgaATTGTGGTAGAATGTTCAATTGCATATAGTATATTTTGATTaaatgttgttttatttttgcttcacatatataatatagttttacCTATAAAACCAATATCTAACATTAATTTTACTAAATTTGTAGCTTATTAGGACGTAAATTAGAgtatgtctcatgtgagaccatctcacggatcccaatctgtgagacgggtcaaccctacccatattcacaataaaaagtaatactcttagcataaaaagtaatattttttcatggattatccaaataaagatccgtctcacaaaatacgatcagtgagaccgtctcacacaagtttttgcccgtAAATTATTGGTTTGGATTTGAAAATCACAATCAAGATAAAAATACATGACTTTGGATGTTCGATTATAAGAATTTTTTGGAAACTTAAGAGTCATATGTAAGGAAGTTCATTAGacattgtatttttttttatttaacattgaaaatgataaaatgtattttgttaACTTTTTTACGGTGCAAAGAGAATTGGTTGGATTGAAGGATTTGATCCAACGATTGCATGACAAGATATACTTTTTGAGATTTTCTAAATGTATCATGTGCAATATCTATTTTAGTTTtacaatattaattttttcGATAATTTAATAGAAAGGCATAACAGCAAGGAgactgtaatgcccaagaattaatcactgtaattaacgatgattgaattatcagttcatgtgattatgaatggACCAATCGGGATACCGAGAGGAGTATTTAGCATGAAAtggtgaaggtgaggccgaggggacaccgcacccgcagcctaggaagcaccgcacccgcggttgtgctTCGGGAAATATTGTGCATCGAGAccgtagggtgaccgcacccgcggtgcttacgagaccgcacccgcggtgcaagaccgcacccgcggtgcagcaacgaccgcacccgcggtgttgcgtgttgtgcggaaaatgagccacttgccatgatgcatgcgcgagttgtctagatatatatataagcatgcaagtcggttttcagagatagaaatcgagaaaagggtccgAGGAATTGTGctagaaatccttacgccttttgcgagaaatccgtccgtctgattttgaatccgacttcggtattgagttccaggcaacgtaggctacaactggacgtaagttttactacgttttgacatgttttagaattatgatattgtcagaattgaatggaactcatatatgatgttcttgacatattagacatcgtagaatcgaagtcagattaagaaacggactgattatgaaattgttatgaattttctggggtatagtgatttataccggacatatttgaattgtgacaggattacggattgtattggatatgaattatggattgtaactattatctgttgaattggtattgacggggatattgaaattgtaccgttataccgttgatttgaattaaatccagattgatcagattgttattgagctgaacggtatattgacataagattatcgatattgtcattgccagacaggctgtgagttcaggacatcgactgagccagaaaccgacgaaagaaaggtataagtcaatgtggtattgggagatcgacttgagtcggattagacttgagtttccctaaatcacatactttactttattgcattgattgatttatgTACTTGTTTTCTGGATTaaagatagcaggtatcagatgagttatcttgtgacagaagttcctgatagtggtggaatcgccacgggaacattgcacgatgtctcaagataatgatattagcgatagagctacagtccatgacggataggtcaggactccagatgtttggttatatcgagtaataggaattggaattcttctattacggaattcgatataggaacaccggatATGGCTATATCGAGTAATAtgaacagagttccttctattacggaattcgatataggaataccacatttggaaaccgggatccctagactaggattgagtctagtctgaattgtagaattgtaatgatgtttcagatttggatacatattactgttacctgattacatgctttatatttgtttatatgattgcatgtttcgttgatttatactgagatttattctcaccggagttatctagctgttgtcttgtctgtatgtgtacatgacaacaggtgggacaggatcagggtccaggagatgaggagagatcgtgattagagtggaggctccggacttggattagagatagggttgaacacttgacattagttgttaaaccttagtttattttgaatgcatgcagtacaggacttgtattgtattttatactgatatgtatatgagtttgatgtcactacgttccgcatttttttaaaaaaaatttagaccctgttttaattgattaattagtcccaattatgattgagaacttgattagcgtccgggtccccacagagacaataaacaaatattttatttatttggtaTTTTGTTTCAATCATCACTCAATTTTATAAGTTTGCTATATAGACGCACTGTCTATACATTCATGTATAATATCCAAAATTCATTGTATAAATTGATGTAAGTTCTAAAAATtcattatataatttatatcatattataatatttcatattaaattataaatgttCAATATTCATTGTATAAATTGTTTAAACAACATTTTAAATATCTAATATTATGTTACACGTAACGCATGTATATCGGTCGCTAGTCTTTATTAACTCCAAACGTATCACTGcgtaattatataaataaaacgAGTGGAgaaaaaatatctcaaacacaatTTTTTCGATACCAGTATATGACACCACATTACATATTAAATTTAATTCCaaagaaatataaaatttaaattatgacAGCacctttcaaattttgaaattacgccgaatcaaattttatttcaagttaTGAAATGTGCCGCAAGTCCACAATAAATGTgacacatttttattttttattcttaaatttaatttaaatatttttaaacttgtgaatggatttttttattaaaaattaaataaaattttaattataaactCTGTTAGAAATATAAGAGTCAAATCCTCACCGTAAACTTTTGTTAACCAAAATCACAGTCCATGAACTGTAACCAGAATCGTCATGGAAAGTTATGAAAGTCGATATCTTTTAAACTGTTGAACAGATTATTCTAAATCATGATTATTTCTACGTTAGATTTCTAATTCGGGCCGTTACACAGAGGTCggtgagtgggtctcatgtgagaccgtctcacggatcctaatctgtgagacgggtcaaccatactcatattcacaataaaaagtaatactcttagtataaaagataatactttttcatggatgatccaaataagatacctgtctcacaaatatgacccgtgagaccgtctcacacatgtTTTTGCCGAGGTCGGGTTACCAACTCCAGCcctttgaaaatttaaattttgaaccCATTGTTTTTTTCTTGTATAAATTAGGTGTGCcctatatatttaaaaaaaaaaaaaaaaatttgaagggCGGACTAAATTCAATCTTCGGtctgatattttgatttaatcaCAATTTTTATCACCCTTAATTCAGCTAATATTGTTATTagctattatttttaatttaataaatttttattttaaaaatatttttaacattctTATTCTTATTGTTTTAATTCATATGATTTGTTATTATTCTCTATATGTCTCAATTTAATTTTGAtggtttttattataaatactaaaaaaataagaaaaaaaattatgaactcgattttattgtaaaatataaagttttattttattatattacatAATAAACCTAAGATGTTATGTCAAAATCAAAGTTCAATTCAAAATCTTAGTTTGACCAAATTTGAGTAGAGTTAGTATAGGTCAACCAACAACGCAAGTCAACTCTGCAAATATTATTCAAATTACATTGCATTTATTTGtcttataaataaaataaattaactgtcacgccccgggacaggggttggttgacaccggcgttgctctccaaTTTTCATTCGAAAACAACGAGTCTCAGAAGTACAAACtttcagaaaccagtcttttattcataatgatcattgtctgttacaactcaaagacaaatgttttacagcgAAAATGTAAAACCACAAAATTACAATGTctgaacagatgcagcggaatataaaacataaatcagaactaagaacaacgatcttcatcaccagccccaaaactgacgttgctcctcttcttctatcaaatcttcctcattcttatctgagatgagtttggtgggtgagtgatatgattgtcactcggTAAGCgagggcgggaataactcccaattttcgaaatcattttcaacagaaacagtacacacaataatatacaaaaaaactcgtattttcataacagaaatcagaattcagaatttacaggttccagaacagaaatcagaattagtaagcactgagcacgttagtgaatttcatggctaaactgatatcagtcccctatatgttctctcctctaaagggtgaggccagaatcagaatcagaatcagaattcagaaatgttcagaatatatattcctaccattagttcactagggagtttcagtgcttcaaaatcatatatcagaaatcatgcggaaactgaactttaaaacagaattatcaaacggatttcaagatatttatacataagcccacttaccgtaatttgctAAAAGTGTTTCGGTAGAAGTCTGAAATCTGCTTGTTCTTGCTACTGGTTCTACTGCTCGAAAATCAGCACTCTCTTAACTCGAAAATTCAAGTAATActctcaagatttgtgtaacccaattcagaggtttgagagtgttatttataggccgAAATCTGACTGTTAGGCTCCCTATTAATGGTCATAATCTGCATTTAACAGCCTTGATTCCattttaaatgcttcagttacaagtcatggGTTTGattagtaactgtctgctgaAATCCCGTTCCTCTGCTGCTGGATTATATCTGCTGGAAACTACATGTCTGCTGGAAACTGCTGGAAAAtacatgtctgctggaaaaataccagcttctgaCTATTATCTTCTGCTGAAAATCTTGCATTACTTACTGAAATGCTTTTGCTACTGAATtgctggaaattcgggttctcacattaACAATTGATTTTGTAAAGCTTAAAATggtgttttttttatataaaaaaattgtatacAATCGAATTCGAATGGGATAGAtactccaaaaaaaaaaaaattcacaagctcaaattattcaaaattacttaaatcaagctcgagctagaatatatcaaaattacttAAATCATCAAAATACTACCACAACTGCACACAATATACCACAACGATACAGATATTACACAAACTAGAGTGATTTACACCTCCCAACACTATTCTTCATTCCATATATACATTTTTCAAGTCCCTCTCATCGTTCAGAAGGGGAATGCGCGTTATTTTTGAGATGTCACAGTTCTGAGCAGCACGAGTCCGATACTGCCAATTGCCAAAGAAACAAGTAAAGGAACGGCAATGGATACTCCCATGTCTGTCATACCGCCGGAATGACTAGTTCGTCCTTGATGAGATCTTTCTCCAAAATACTCGTGCAGGAGATTGCTAAGATTGTCTATCTGATGCATAATTTGGCGCTGTCCCCGAGCAATAAGTAAAATCTGTTCCCAGATTAAAAAAAATGTCTAAGAAAATCTATGGAAACAAGGGAAACAACAAACACTATCCCAAGATCAAAACTAAACAGTAAATTATAAGGTTTATACTAGCTCATCTAAAAGATCAAGATCTTAAAAGCATGGTATTTTCAAGTATTCATATATAGAATGTTCATCCTCGAACTCTTTTTCCCAACTCTAATCTATGTGCTCATGGTGAAACAAACCTTAATATCCTGAAATGTTTTCTATGACATCAGCAAGAACCTGTAAACGGGCCTACACTAACATGGTACAACATGTAAACAAAGAGATAACAGCTGCTAATGTCACAAAATTCTTCACCAGCGAATGGATTGCCATGACCCCGCATCTAGTTCCACTTGAAATTGTATGTCGTCTAATAAATTTGGGAGGTACTCCCCACCTAAAAGGCTAGTCTTTTGGGTTGGGGTTCTACTCTTGGGCTTATGGCCTCTCATAGATACTTGAGCATCAAATGCTAATAGTTTTGCTCCCTACTTGGTTGGTGCACATTCAACAGATATAACTCAATAACCCTATGGTATGACCTCAAGCACGAAGCATCGGACCTTCCAAGTACCGGGATTTTTCCAGGAACTGCATGGTGATCAACTCTAGAAAAGTAAAACGACTTGTGCTTTTTTTAAAGTGGAACAAAAGTACGGTCTTCTCTTGTTTCATCTTTTGAGATTTTCCCCTCATAGAGGTTTTATGAGCAAATAGTAATTTCCACCTTGCAAAAAGTCACAAAATACCGTGTAAAAGTTAATAGGTTTCACACCACTATGTTATAAAAAATCAAGTCATTTAACCCGTGTTTTTAAAACTCAAGCATTTCCCATTTGCAAGGGGTTTTATGCTTGATTTTTAAAAGCACACGGTTTTAAAAACAACTGATTTTGCACAAGGGTTTTTTGCTTGTTCAATTTTCACAAGGGTATTGATGCAGTTTGCCAGAGGTTTTATCTAGAATGAGGAGGTTTGGGAGAATAGAATTACCTCTTCCATAAAAGGAGACTCCTTCACCAATTGGGAAGATGATAAGGAATTGGGTAGAAGTGAACCAGTCGATGAGCTATTGCCTATGCCAGACACAAAAAGAGAAGTGGGCATGGAGGCAACACAAGCTTCAGCCTGAATTCGCCAAATTTTGTTGACTAGCAGACACTTTCCTTGCAGAAAATTTTGAATTCAGCTCTTCAATTCGTGACGTAAACTCATCCATTCGCTCATTCAATGTCGAAATTTGTTCAGATAACTGACTGACGATTCCCTGAAAATTGGCAAGCTGATGAGCAAGAATGTCATCATATACAAATACTCGAGAAGTGCAATAAAAATTAGAATGAAAAGATCGTTTCAAAGAGCCAGGTCTTTATTGTAATAATCACCCTTTTAAAAAACCTTAACATGTAAGACAAGGAGAGAGAaaaaattcaatcaaataaagcATTAAAGAGCACTGTTAACCAAAATATGTCTGTAAGGTCACCTGATTAGCAAGGGCTGCTGGTGAATCTGGGGTTCTTCCATCATACCTCCTACTGTTGACAGCAAGTTTTGTTAGCTTTGGTATATTTTTATCACGCTGTGTAGAGTATGAGTGTGGGATGCCACTGCCAGAAAAGacagaaataaattataaatcaaactCCTAAAGAAATCTGCACCATAATATTAGGAAcgagaaaaaaaatgaaaagacCAAGTGAGAAAATGATCCCCAACTTGGGTAATGACACGAGAAAGTAAAAAACTAGATTCATcttcataattttaaaaaattagattCATCTTCAAAATTTTCTACTTCCCATTGGAGGCTTATGGCAAAAAGCAGCATACCGATTGAGGAACTTCACTCTTCTATCTGCAGAGGCTCGGGACAGAGCTTCTTTAGGACTGGAAGTCAAATCATCATCTATACTGAGCTTCGTCTTCAAATCATCAGGTAGTGCCTATGAAGTTTAAAATGAGATTAAAGATTCCAATGaatgaaataaaaatgaataatcATGACAATTTCTAAGGGGTCGAACCATAACGTCATTTATAAGTTTTTCCAATTGAATTTGCTCTATGTAAGTGCGTGGAACAAATGAGCCATCCAAACCCAACTCCTCGGCTACATATTTCACATACAACCGATCTCTTCCTTGTACCTGTGTACAAAAATCAGTCACTAGTGAAATCAAGAAAGAGGGTTGCTCAGGCAAGAGTGAGACTGAGAGTTAACATAAGTTTCCTCAAACAAATGACAAGGAAAAATACACTTCAACAATCTTACATCGTTAaagtaaaaaaatgaaattgttAGGCTTGATTTCCCATTTACAGTAACCTTTCATCATATTCTTAACTCCAGCTAGGTCATATGACGTTattcaaaatttcataaaataactCCATGCAAGGAGAAAATCAGAAATATAATAACTTTTGTTGATCTTGAAGTCAACCACCAAAACATTAAACAAGATATTACAAAGAAAACAAGTAAACAGATATCGTACCTGGACATACTTGCGATTTAGTTGCTCCAGCCAATCAGTTTTTACACAGATTTTATCATTGGAGAAAACATGGCTGCTTCTTTTAAGGATAGATGCTATTGTATACCCCAGTGCCATCAGCCCACCAAGAAGGCGCACACTAACTTCAAAAGTAATTCGTGGGGATATAATGAAGGGGCTATCCGTGACCCATTCCTGAAAATTACGACGTTATCAAATAGCATGTCAGGAGGCTTGCAACAAGGATGAACGTAAGTAGGAACCATAAGTCTCAAACAGTCAAACCTCAAACATGAGATTGTATTTGCCATCCCTGTTCCTCATCCTCAAATAAGACTGGCATGCCTCAGGATCTTCACCAGGTGGAAGAAGATATATATCATAAGTTTCCTCACTAGTTTCTTTATAATCTCCAGAAAAGATATCCTTAATTTGATCCACTGTAACTGCCTTTGTTGACTATAGCAAGACCAAAATCAAACTCAAACTAGATTACAGATACCTGCAAAATATTTAGTTGCATGGTAGCCATACTCTGAAGACCCGACCCACCTTTAAAATATACGCCGGATTCTGAAATCCAGAGAATggattaaatttattaattatttttatatgtgCTGTTCGTAGATCTGGCTCAATAAAAGCCTTGTACATGGGATATACCTGCAGCAAAGGATACCATAAGACTCCTGTAGCGCATCATCGGTAAAACTAAGATTTAGCATGGTAATTGAGCTACACATATCATGGAGACAATTCTGAAGTTAAAAGAGATACTGTTTCCGATATTTGGTGAATTATCTCTTCAGGTTCTTGTCCAGCACGTTGGATATCCCTCAGAACACGTTTTACAAGGTCAAAGTGCACTCCACCGGTAACAGAGACACGGAGGTCTAGCAAAGGCCGCAATTTTTCACTCAAAGCATATATCCCTTCTATAATAACAATGCGGGAGCTGGGAACTTCCAGGGTCCTGCTCGATGTAGAAGTTGATAAAAAAATCTGAGTTGAAACCAACCACTTGAAGTTAAGATAAAATACAGTTAAATAGTTGGACAACAACGTAAAAACACAagtttcaaatttaaaataaacacaaGAAACAGCTCTGGCAATaagaaatgttttaaaaaagaaataacAGGAAGGATGCGACGAGTCTCAAAGTTGCAGGTGAACCTGTAACCTATTCGAGAGCTAGAGACAAAATCATATATGGGAATTTGAACAGGGTTTCCTGCTTTCAGATCACGAATATTCTCAAGCAGAGTGTCATAGTCTGTCAAGCGTGGATCTGTTCAAAAACACGAAGCATTAATTATTCTGAGAACAGTACTGCGTGATAATCAATCAATCAACCATTAAAGATTGACAATTTTTTCCAGAACTAGTTGAAATACTAGCGGTAGGGAATGGAAGTTTTCGAATTAATTTTGTTCCATATATGATTAGAATATGATCCATTCAACCAAATATTGTGTTCCCATATCCAACCACATTCAACAAGTCACATTCTCAACAAATATTTAATCCAATTTTTATGTACAACGACAAGTAAAAGGATACACTATGAACTTTCAGAGAACGGTTGGGAAAGAAAGGATAGGGACAAAGAAAGTAAAAGGCTCCAAATTCATAGCTGTGTCCGGCTAATCCCCAAACTGTGCTACCATAAATACTAaccatttaaagaa is drawn from Primulina eburnea isolate SZY01 chromosome 10, ASM2296580v1, whole genome shotgun sequence and contains these coding sequences:
- the LOC140803322 gene encoding LOW QUALITY PROTEIN: inorganic pyrophosphatase TTM1-like (The sequence of the model RefSeq protein was modified relative to this genomic sequence to represent the inferred CDS: deleted 1 base in 1 codon), translating into MAREALPGAESPRRRSGLLRDQVQLVKSKDSDRFEIVPIHDPLSFEKGFFLTVRACQLLAQKNDGMVLVGLAGPSGAGKTVMTEKILNFMPSIAVINMDNYNDATRIIDGNFDDPRLTDYDTLLENIRDLKAGNPVQIPIYDFVSSSRIGYRTLEVPSSRIVIIEGIYALSEKLRPLLDLRVSVTGGVHFDLVKRVLRDIQRAGQEPEEIIHQISETVYPMYKAFIEPDLRTAHIKIINKFNPFSGFQNPAYILKSTKAVTVDQIKDIFSGDYKETSEETYDIYLLPPGEDPEACQSYLRMRNRDGKYNLMFEEWVTDSPFIISPRITFEVSVRLLGGLMALGYTIASILKRSSHVFSNDKICVKTDWLEQLNRKYVQVQGRDRLYVKYVAEELGLDGSFVPRTYIEQIQLEKLINDVMALPDDLKTKLSIDDDLTSSPKEALSRASADRRVKFLNRGIPHSYSTQRDKNIPKLTKLAVNSRRYDGRTPDSPAALANQGIVSQLSEQISTLNERMDEFTSRIEELNSKFSARKVSASQQNLAIQAEACVASMPTSLFVSGIGNSSSTGSLLPNSLSSSQLVKESPFMEEILLIARGQRQIMHQIDNLSNLLHEYFGERSHQGRTSHSGGMTDMGVSIAVPLLVSLAIGSIGLVLLRTVTSQK